A region of Pleionea litopenaei DNA encodes the following proteins:
- the glyA gene encoding serine hydroxymethyltransferase — translation MLHDSTSIAEYDPELWKAIEDERARQEAHIELIASENYTSTRVMAAQGSVLTNKYAEGYPHKRYYGGCEYVDVAEDIAIDRLKQLFGADYANVQPHSGSQANAAVFGALLKPGDTILGMSLSDGGHLTHGSPVNFSGKIYHAVQYPVNAEGYIDYAQVEALALEHKPQMIVAGFSAYSRVIDWGKFREIADKVGAYFMVDMAHVSGLIAAGLYPNPVPHADVVTSTTHKTLAGPRGGIIIARANPELEKKFNSSVFPGNQGGPLMHVIAAKAVAFKEALSDEFKATQQQVVKNAQAMVKVIMERGYKIVSGGTDNHLFLIDLIDKDITGKDAEAALGQAHITVNKNTVPNEPRSPFVTSGLRLGTPAITTRGFKEAEVTELAGWICDILDDINNADVIESVKGKVADLTAKFPVYPQ, via the coding sequence ATGTTACACGATTCCACTTCTATTGCAGAATACGATCCGGAGCTTTGGAAAGCGATTGAAGATGAGCGCGCACGTCAAGAAGCGCACATCGAACTGATTGCTTCTGAAAATTACACCAGTACCCGAGTCATGGCAGCGCAAGGCTCGGTACTGACCAATAAATACGCCGAAGGATACCCTCACAAACGTTACTACGGTGGCTGTGAATACGTCGATGTGGCCGAAGATATTGCGATTGACCGGCTAAAACAGCTGTTTGGCGCAGATTATGCCAACGTTCAACCGCACTCTGGCTCGCAGGCCAATGCCGCGGTTTTTGGCGCTCTATTGAAGCCAGGTGATACCATATTAGGGATGTCTCTTTCTGATGGCGGCCACTTAACGCACGGCTCACCAGTGAACTTCTCGGGTAAGATTTATCATGCGGTTCAATACCCGGTCAACGCTGAAGGCTATATTGATTATGCACAAGTTGAAGCCTTAGCACTGGAGCATAAACCACAAATGATCGTTGCTGGTTTTTCTGCTTACTCAAGAGTGATCGATTGGGGTAAATTCCGTGAGATTGCCGACAAAGTAGGTGCTTATTTCATGGTGGATATGGCGCATGTTTCGGGCTTAATCGCCGCAGGCCTTTATCCCAATCCGGTCCCTCACGCCGATGTTGTTACCTCGACAACGCATAAAACACTCGCTGGCCCACGTGGCGGTATTATCATCGCTCGCGCGAATCCTGAGCTGGAGAAAAAGTTCAACTCTTCGGTATTTCCAGGGAATCAAGGCGGTCCGCTTATGCACGTGATCGCAGCGAAGGCGGTCGCCTTTAAAGAAGCACTCAGCGACGAGTTTAAAGCGACGCAACAGCAAGTGGTTAAAAATGCTCAAGCGATGGTTAAAGTGATTATGGAGCGAGGGTACAAAATTGTATCTGGCGGTACTGACAACCATTTGTTCTTGATTGACTTAATTGATAAAGATATCACAGGAAAAGATGCAGAGGCAGCCCTTGGGCAAGCGCACATTACTGTGAACAAAAACACCGTTCCGAACGAGCCTCGCTCGCCGTTTGTCACCAGTGGTTTGCGTTTAGGTACACCAGCAATCACCACCCGAGGGTTCAAAGAAGCAGAAGTGACTGAGCTCGCAGGTTGGATTTGTGACATTCTTGATGACATCAATAATGCTGACGTGATTGAAAGTGTTAAGGGAAAAGTGGCTGATTTAACCGCTAAGTTTCCCGTTTACCCTCAGTAA
- the nusB gene encoding transcription antitermination factor NusB, whose protein sequence is MAFKPSHRRKARHYAVQAIYQWQMSGNAVADIENQFIETINPNKVEVPYFLALLRGTLTHLSNLDEQLTPYIDRDVEEIDPVERAVLRLAAFELLERQDIPYKVVINEALELAKVFGAEDGHKYVNGVLDKVAKVMRPLEVRT, encoded by the coding sequence ATGGCGTTTAAACCTTCACATCGCCGTAAGGCTCGTCATTATGCCGTTCAAGCTATTTACCAATGGCAAATGTCGGGCAATGCGGTGGCCGATATTGAAAATCAATTTATCGAAACCATTAACCCCAATAAAGTTGAAGTGCCATACTTTTTAGCGTTATTGCGCGGAACTTTAACTCATTTGTCGAATCTAGATGAACAACTGACGCCTTACATCGATCGTGACGTTGAAGAGATCGATCCGGTTGAGCGTGCGGTGTTGCGACTCGCCGCTTTCGAATTATTAGAGCGTCAGGATATTCCTTACAAAGTCGTGATCAATGAAGCATTGGAGCTCGCTAAAGTGTTTGGCGCCGAGGATGGTCACAAATATGTCAATGGAGTGCTCGATAAGGTGGCCAAAGTCATGCGGCCACTTGAAGTTCGAACCTAA
- a CDS encoding retropepsin-like aspartic protease family protein: MVLRKFLSAVVIALSFSYLWAVDGLSIHVSGLFKNTAILTINGQQHTLKVGLTSPEGVKLISANSRRAVVEYNGKQHTLTMGSSGALGFDDPDVMVPITPPEEHKSLKLVREQDGMFRVRGTINNTQVHFLVDTGATIVAMNHTTAERIGIPFRAIGKPMKVETASGIEDAYRVVLRRVRIGDLELSNVEGSVIVGNQPSKVLLGNSFLGKFKVEQDGDHLTIGSRH, encoded by the coding sequence ATGGTACTACGCAAGTTTTTATCAGCTGTTGTAATTGCGCTTTCCTTTAGTTATCTATGGGCCGTTGATGGTTTATCAATTCATGTTAGCGGCCTATTTAAAAACACGGCCATACTGACGATTAATGGCCAGCAACATACCTTAAAAGTTGGGTTAACCTCTCCTGAAGGTGTCAAACTCATTTCTGCCAATTCTCGCCGCGCAGTGGTTGAATATAATGGTAAGCAACACACGTTAACGATGGGGTCATCGGGTGCACTCGGATTTGATGATCCTGATGTGATGGTGCCGATCACGCCACCCGAGGAGCACAAAAGTCTGAAACTGGTACGTGAACAAGATGGCATGTTTAGAGTTCGCGGTACCATCAATAATACTCAGGTGCACTTCTTGGTCGACACAGGCGCCACGATTGTCGCGATGAATCACACAACCGCAGAACGCATCGGTATTCCATTTCGAGCGATAGGCAAACCGATGAAAGTTGAAACCGCGTCAGGCATAGAAGATGCCTATCGCGTGGTCTTACGACGTGTTCGCATCGGTGACTTAGAACTGAGTAATGTTGAAGGCTCCGTTATTGTTGGAAACCAACCGAGTAAGGTACTTCTCGGAAATTCTTTTTTAGGCAAGTTTAAAGTTGAGCAAGACGGCGACCATTTAACGATTGGTTCGCGCCACTAA
- the ribD gene encoding bifunctional diaminohydroxyphosphoribosylaminopyrimidine deaminase/5-amino-6-(5-phosphoribosylamino)uracil reductase RibD, with translation MTLFSSFDSAMMARALRLAEKGVYLARPNPRVGCVLTRDERVIGEGYHRVFGQAHAEIEALRQVDDSARGATAYVTLEPCAHQGKTGPCALALIEAGVTRVVCAMRDPNPRVDGGGFALLQDAGVQVDSGLMESEARALNPGFIKRMTQNLPRVTVKLAQSLDGRTAMASGESQWITGPAARLDVQRMRASSDAIMTGSGTFLADNPSLNVRSELWDKLDNQPDWDLFRQPLRVLIDRQGQANLAQKFFRIDSPIWWVTDSQKALTEQDLSHVTRLPWTEAVGIRGVLKQLADAQCNDVMVEAGSRLAGVLLQQGFVDELVIYQAAKIMGSTARPLVEWPMDKMEQAQPLKLLDCRHLGEDLRLRYQVGNESRSS, from the coding sequence ATGACCTTATTTTCTTCTTTTGACTCGGCGATGATGGCGCGGGCGCTTCGACTCGCAGAAAAAGGCGTTTACCTTGCTCGCCCAAACCCTAGGGTGGGTTGTGTGCTAACTCGGGATGAGCGAGTTATTGGCGAAGGGTATCACCGTGTCTTTGGCCAAGCTCATGCAGAAATTGAAGCACTTCGACAGGTAGATGATTCGGCTCGCGGTGCCACGGCTTATGTGACCCTGGAGCCCTGTGCTCATCAGGGTAAAACCGGGCCTTGTGCCTTAGCGCTTATCGAAGCAGGTGTGACGCGCGTCGTTTGTGCAATGCGTGATCCAAATCCTCGTGTCGATGGTGGTGGCTTTGCGCTGCTTCAAGACGCTGGCGTGCAAGTTGATAGCGGCTTAATGGAGTCTGAGGCTAGAGCGCTCAATCCTGGGTTTATTAAGCGGATGACGCAGAACTTACCAAGAGTCACCGTTAAACTCGCCCAAAGCTTAGACGGTCGAACGGCGATGGCAAGTGGTGAGAGCCAGTGGATTACTGGTCCAGCAGCGCGGTTAGATGTTCAGCGTATGCGAGCATCGAGCGACGCCATTATGACGGGTAGCGGTACCTTTTTAGCCGATAATCCGTCACTTAACGTGCGCTCTGAGTTGTGGGATAAATTAGACAATCAACCTGATTGGGATCTGTTTCGGCAGCCTCTCAGAGTGTTAATTGATCGTCAAGGCCAGGCCAATTTGGCGCAAAAGTTCTTTCGAATAGACTCGCCAATCTGGTGGGTAACAGACAGCCAGAAGGCATTAACAGAGCAAGACTTAAGTCATGTGACTCGTCTGCCTTGGACAGAAGCCGTCGGGATCAGAGGCGTTCTTAAGCAATTGGCGGATGCGCAGTGCAACGACGTGATGGTTGAAGCCGGTAGTCGATTGGCGGGAGTTTTATTGCAGCAGGGATTCGTTGATGAGCTAGTCATCTATCAGGCAGCGAAAATCATGGGGAGCACTGCTCGACCACTAGTGGAATGGCCAATGGATAAGATGGAACAAGCTCAGCCGTTAAAATTGTTAGATTGTCGCCACCTAGGTGAGGATTTGCGTTTACGCTATCAGGTCGGCAACGAGTCTCGCTCATCGTGA
- the thiL gene encoding thiamine-phosphate kinase: MTFSEFNLIERFFVRDNPQRKDVVLGIGDDCAILNVPEGQSLAVSMDTLVEGVHFLHDTAAADVAAKAMAVNLSDLAAAGAEPAWVTLSLSIPKIDMGWLQAFSDSFHELLNHYGLQVVGGDTTKGPLSITLQVHGFVPASVALKRSGAKAGDIVCVTGPLGDACLGLKVAQHKLAANGDVRDYLLNQYYRPKARVAAGIALRSRASAAIDISDGLVADLGHICKASDVGAVIYTEQIPISESAKQVTSAERVMDCALTGGDDYELCFTVPEDDLRKVQAALETVGVACYEVGRITGKKGVRVIQDGEELELNKAGFDHFAAA, from the coding sequence ATGACTTTTTCTGAGTTCAATTTAATTGAACGTTTTTTTGTTCGTGATAATCCACAACGAAAAGACGTGGTGTTAGGTATTGGTGACGACTGCGCTATTTTGAATGTGCCCGAAGGGCAAAGTTTAGCGGTGTCGATGGATACGCTGGTAGAAGGGGTTCACTTTTTACATGACACCGCTGCTGCCGATGTCGCTGCGAAAGCGATGGCCGTGAATTTAAGTGATCTAGCCGCCGCCGGAGCTGAGCCTGCGTGGGTAACATTGTCCTTATCCATTCCGAAAATCGACATGGGGTGGTTGCAAGCGTTTAGTGATAGTTTTCATGAACTTTTGAATCACTATGGATTGCAAGTCGTGGGCGGCGATACGACCAAGGGACCTTTGTCGATCACCTTACAAGTTCATGGTTTTGTTCCTGCGAGCGTGGCACTAAAACGCAGTGGCGCGAAAGCTGGTGATATCGTGTGTGTCACTGGACCATTAGGCGATGCGTGTCTTGGTTTAAAAGTCGCGCAGCACAAATTAGCCGCCAATGGTGATGTTCGAGATTATTTATTGAATCAATATTATCGACCGAAAGCACGAGTGGCCGCCGGAATCGCATTGCGTAGTCGCGCGTCTGCGGCGATCGATATCTCCGATGGCTTAGTGGCCGATTTAGGGCATATTTGCAAAGCCAGTGATGTTGGTGCGGTTATTTATACCGAACAAATTCCCATCTCTGAGTCAGCGAAGCAAGTGACTTCAGCGGAGCGAGTGATGGATTGTGCATTGACCGGTGGCGACGATTACGAATTGTGCTTTACCGTTCCTGAGGATGACCTGCGCAAAGTTCAAGCCGCCTTAGAAACGGTCGGCGTTGCATGTTATGAAGTGGGACGCATTACCGGCAAAAAAGGCGTTCGTGTGATACAAGATGGTGAAGAGCTTGAATTAAACAAAGCAGGCTTTGATCATTTCGCCGCTGCTTGA
- the nrdR gene encoding transcriptional regulator NrdR: MYCPFCSHSDTKVIDSRLVSEGGQVRRRRECSACGERFTTFEAAELVMPRLVKSDGSRQPFDEDKLRAGIMRAVEKRPVSVESLEHAIIQIKSALRATGEREVEAKLLGELVMEALRELDQVAYVRFASVYRRFEDVKQFSDEINKLNSSN; this comes from the coding sequence ATGTATTGCCCATTTTGTTCCCATTCAGATACTAAAGTCATCGACTCTCGCTTAGTGAGTGAGGGTGGTCAAGTACGCCGTCGTCGAGAGTGCTCGGCTTGTGGCGAACGTTTTACGACGTTCGAAGCCGCGGAGCTAGTGATGCCGCGACTGGTAAAAAGCGATGGCTCGCGACAACCTTTTGATGAAGACAAACTTCGAGCAGGTATCATGCGAGCGGTTGAAAAGCGACCAGTCAGTGTTGAGTCTTTAGAACATGCGATTATTCAAATTAAGAGTGCTTTGCGCGCGACTGGAGAGCGTGAAGTTGAAGCCAAGCTGTTAGGTGAGTTGGTGATGGAAGCTTTGAGAGAGCTAGACCAAGTTGCTTACGTCAGGTTTGCTTCGGTCTATCGACGCTTCGAAGACGTTAAACAGTTCAGTGACGAAATTAACAAACTTAATTCATCGAACTGA
- the glsB gene encoding glutaminase B, translating into MTFKRSALTEHFLTDLVEEAKQLLGQGKTADYIPALAAIDPNQIGIAVCFNDGDIVQAGAAQTPFSIQSISKLFTLVQALKLYQDELWQGIGREPSGHRFNSMVQLETDHGVPRNPFINAGALAICDRLQSRLSAPTFQLLELLRKLADNPALHANNQVARSELAHGSRNAAMAYLMKAFGNFSNPVEQVLHSYCHHCAIEMSCVDLAKASVFLANKGISFSGEAILSADQTTRINALMATCGLYDASGEFAYEVGLPGKSGVGGGIVAVYPGHFSVCAWSPELNPVGNSLISTWLLEQLTDRLEVSIY; encoded by the coding sequence ATGACCTTTAAACGCAGCGCGCTGACCGAACATTTTTTAACAGACTTGGTTGAAGAAGCTAAACAGCTACTTGGCCAAGGAAAAACCGCCGATTATATACCAGCGCTTGCGGCCATTGATCCCAATCAAATTGGCATCGCCGTGTGCTTTAACGATGGTGACATTGTGCAAGCCGGTGCTGCGCAGACGCCCTTTTCAATTCAGAGCATCAGTAAATTATTTACGCTGGTGCAAGCGCTAAAGCTCTACCAAGACGAGCTATGGCAAGGTATCGGTCGAGAACCCTCTGGCCATAGATTCAACTCAATGGTACAGCTAGAAACGGATCATGGCGTTCCTCGAAATCCTTTTATTAATGCTGGTGCTTTGGCCATTTGTGATCGCTTGCAATCACGATTATCAGCACCAACGTTTCAATTATTAGAGCTACTGCGCAAACTTGCTGACAATCCTGCGCTGCATGCAAACAACCAAGTCGCGCGCTCAGAATTAGCGCATGGTTCACGGAACGCTGCCATGGCTTATTTAATGAAAGCGTTTGGCAACTTTTCGAATCCAGTCGAGCAGGTTTTGCACAGCTATTGCCATCACTGTGCGATAGAAATGAGCTGTGTTGATTTAGCCAAAGCCAGTGTTTTTTTAGCCAACAAGGGCATTAGCTTTTCTGGTGAAGCGATTTTATCGGCGGATCAAACCACCCGTATTAATGCGCTAATGGCAACCTGCGGCTTGTATGATGCATCCGGTGAATTTGCTTACGAAGTAGGGTTGCCAGGTAAAAGCGGCGTCGGTGGCGGCATCGTTGCGGTTTATCCAGGACACTTTTCCGTATGTGCATGGAGCCCAGAGTTAAATCCCGTTGGTAACTCACTTATCAGTACTTGGTTACTCGAGCAACTGACTGATCGATTAGAAGTTTCTATTTATTAA
- a CDS encoding riboflavin synthase, translating into MFTGIIEAVGRIQSVQDIGGDKRFTIAVGKLDMSDVALGDSIACNGVCLTVVDMNSDTFVADVSGETIGLTGFRNYGSGQALNLEKALTPTSRLGGHLVSGHVDGIGVVKKRWQDARSWRFIIEAPQDLARYIAHKGSITVDGISLTVNRVDGIQFELNIVPHTLAETIMEGYQAGTEVNLEVDQIARYLERLLMFQPSEPTSRLTAEKLAEFGFHK; encoded by the coding sequence ATGTTTACAGGAATCATTGAAGCCGTTGGGCGAATTCAATCGGTGCAAGACATCGGGGGTGATAAGCGCTTTACTATCGCCGTAGGTAAGCTGGATATGAGCGATGTGGCGTTGGGTGACTCGATTGCCTGCAACGGTGTTTGTTTAACCGTCGTTGATATGAATTCCGATACCTTTGTTGCTGACGTGTCAGGAGAGACGATCGGACTAACCGGCTTTCGTAACTATGGTTCTGGTCAAGCGCTTAATCTTGAAAAGGCATTAACGCCAACCTCAAGACTGGGTGGCCATTTAGTCAGTGGTCATGTGGATGGCATTGGCGTGGTGAAAAAGCGTTGGCAAGACGCCCGATCGTGGCGTTTTATCATTGAAGCGCCACAGGATCTCGCCCGCTATATTGCGCACAAAGGGTCCATCACCGTCGATGGCATCAGTTTGACTGTTAACCGTGTCGATGGCATTCAATTTGAGTTGAATATTGTGCCTCATACTTTGGCCGAAACCATCATGGAAGGCTACCAAGCGGGCACAGAGGTTAATTTAGAGGTGGATCAAATTGCTCGCTATTTAGAGCGTTTGTTAATGTTTCAACCATCTGAGCCAACCAGCAGGTTAACGGCTGAGAAATTGGCCGAGTTCGGATTTCACAAATAA
- a CDS encoding DUF6901 family protein, protein MGTYNIIYRFQLADNDIETVGLQLNEETLQLKDDYVANTPEWTKLRYKQCPNCPLKPSESPNCPAAKHLARYTKMFDKVQSFDSVKLVVKTPQRMTSQKTTAEKAISTFIGLVMATSGCPHTAYFRPMARFHLPLADEQETIYRAASMYLLAQYFRDKNDQPADWHLRGLKKIYSNLSSVNQGIGARLREATKTDSSLNAIVSLDMYTKVIPDMIEESLFEFQNFFEVYLDLNKDLIDLKF, encoded by the coding sequence ATGGGCACTTACAATATTATTTATCGATTTCAACTCGCTGACAACGACATCGAAACGGTCGGCCTTCAACTCAATGAAGAAACGCTTCAATTGAAAGATGATTACGTTGCCAATACGCCTGAGTGGACCAAATTACGCTATAAACAATGCCCCAACTGCCCATTAAAACCGAGCGAGTCGCCCAATTGCCCAGCCGCCAAACACCTTGCTCGTTATACTAAAATGTTCGACAAGGTACAGTCGTTCGACTCAGTTAAACTCGTCGTTAAAACACCTCAGCGAATGACCTCACAAAAAACGACCGCCGAAAAAGCCATCAGTACCTTTATAGGTCTGGTCATGGCGACCAGCGGTTGTCCTCATACGGCGTACTTTCGACCTATGGCACGTTTTCATTTGCCTTTGGCGGATGAGCAAGAAACCATTTATCGAGCAGCCTCAATGTACTTACTGGCACAGTACTTCAGAGATAAAAATGATCAGCCCGCGGATTGGCACTTGCGAGGGCTGAAGAAAATATACAGCAACCTATCTTCTGTCAATCAAGGTATTGGAGCACGACTGCGAGAAGCGACCAAAACCGACTCGTCATTAAATGCGATTGTTAGCCTCGATATGTACACCAAAGTTATTCCCGATATGATTGAAGAATCGTTATTTGAATTTCAAAACTTTTTTGAAGTTTACTTAGATCTAAATAAAGACTTGATCGACTTGAAGTTTTAG
- the ribBA gene encoding bifunctional 3,4-dihydroxy-2-butanone-4-phosphate synthase/GTP cyclohydrolase II — protein MALSNIADIIEDIRQGKMVILMDDEDRENEGDLIMAASMVRPDDINFMARYGRGLICLTLSKARCEQLNLSLMVQQNGGQFSTAFTTSIEAAEGVTTGISAADRARTVQAAVAAEAKPSDLVQPGHIFPLMAQPGGVLSRAGHTEAGCDLARLAGLEPAAVIVEILNEDGTMARRPDLEVFAKEHDIKMGTIADLIEYRTLNEKTVEKLSECQWPTPYGEFRLHTYQDSIDHGVHFALVKGDINGDEPTMVRVHVANALTDLLQKQRGKLSSWTLNRAIERVAKEGQGVVVVLDNQETHDSLLARLQRYQQEDQGIESPRQDASAALRNVGVGSQILADLGIHKMRLLSPEKKYHALSGFKLEVVEYIEDSES, from the coding sequence ATGGCATTAAGCAATATCGCGGACATTATTGAAGATATCCGTCAGGGAAAAATGGTGATCTTGATGGATGACGAGGATCGTGAGAACGAAGGCGATCTGATTATGGCTGCATCGATGGTTCGGCCTGACGACATAAACTTTATGGCTCGTTATGGTCGCGGTTTGATTTGTTTAACGTTAAGTAAAGCCCGCTGTGAGCAGCTGAACTTATCACTGATGGTGCAACAGAATGGCGGACAATTTTCTACCGCTTTCACCACCTCTATTGAAGCCGCAGAAGGGGTAACCACTGGAATTTCAGCCGCTGATCGAGCGCGAACCGTGCAGGCAGCCGTGGCCGCCGAGGCAAAACCATCCGACTTGGTGCAGCCTGGCCACATATTTCCGTTAATGGCGCAGCCCGGCGGCGTATTAAGTCGAGCTGGGCACACTGAAGCTGGGTGTGATTTGGCCCGCCTAGCAGGTCTTGAGCCGGCTGCTGTTATCGTGGAAATTCTTAACGAAGACGGAACCATGGCGCGCCGCCCTGATTTAGAAGTGTTCGCGAAAGAACACGATATAAAAATGGGCACCATCGCCGACTTAATTGAATATCGAACCCTGAATGAAAAAACCGTTGAAAAATTAAGTGAATGCCAATGGCCAACACCCTACGGTGAATTTAGGCTGCATACTTACCAAGACAGTATCGATCACGGTGTCCACTTCGCTTTAGTAAAGGGTGATATCAATGGTGATGAGCCGACGATGGTACGTGTGCATGTTGCGAATGCATTGACCGATTTATTGCAAAAACAGCGTGGTAAATTATCCAGCTGGACGCTCAATCGAGCCATAGAGCGAGTCGCCAAAGAAGGGCAAGGCGTGGTGGTCGTGTTAGATAACCAAGAGACGCATGACTCTTTGCTCGCGCGTCTACAGCGCTACCAACAAGAAGACCAAGGGATTGAGTCACCGCGCCAAGATGCGAGTGCAGCATTAAGAAATGTCGGCGTTGGGTCACAAATTTTAGCGGACTTGGGCATTCATAAGATGCGCCTGTTGAGTCCAGAGAAAAAATATCATGCGCTGTCGGGGTTTAAACTCGAAGTGGTTGAATACATCGAAGACAGCGAAAGTTAA
- a CDS encoding phosphatidylglycerophosphatase A family protein → MSDALSKRQILTHPVYLMAFGFGSGLAPKAPGTFGTLVAVPLFWWLADFHWAVLVSCIIVMTAVGVFLCGETARALHKHDHPGIVWDEIVGYLIAMLPLAKDWRAVVIGFILFRFFDIVKPFPIGLADRHVKGGLGIMLDDIIAGLMAALVGGLLWYYASFYQLL, encoded by the coding sequence ATGTCTGACGCACTTTCAAAACGACAAATTCTTACTCACCCAGTGTACTTGATGGCGTTTGGTTTCGGCTCAGGCCTAGCACCAAAAGCGCCAGGTACTTTTGGAACCTTGGTTGCTGTTCCGTTGTTTTGGTGGCTAGCCGACTTTCACTGGGCGGTTCTGGTTAGTTGTATCATTGTCATGACGGCGGTGGGAGTTTTCTTATGTGGCGAAACCGCTCGAGCGTTACATAAACACGATCATCCGGGCATCGTTTGGGACGAAATTGTCGGGTATCTCATTGCAATGTTGCCCTTGGCAAAAGATTGGCGAGCGGTGGTGATAGGCTTTATTTTGTTTCGTTTCTTTGACATAGTGAAACCTTTCCCAATAGGGCTAGCGGATCGCCATGTTAAAGGCGGATTAGGCATTATGCTCGACGACATTATTGCGGGCTTAATGGCAGCGCTGGTTGGAGGCTTGTTATGGTACTACGCAAGTTTTTATCAGCTGTTGTAA
- the ribH gene encoding 6,7-dimethyl-8-ribityllumazine synthase, whose amino-acid sequence MKTFEGQLVAGKAKAKYAILVARFNSFVVESLLEGALDTLKRHGVAEGDIEIYRVPGAFEMPIAAKRIAAKKQHQAIIALGAVIRGGTPHFDYVAGECTKGLAQVSLDADVPVSFGVLTVDSIEQAIERAGTKAGNKGGEAAATAIEMVNLFESMS is encoded by the coding sequence ATGAAAACATTTGAAGGCCAATTGGTGGCGGGTAAAGCCAAAGCGAAATACGCTATTTTAGTGGCTCGGTTCAATAGCTTTGTGGTTGAAAGCCTGCTTGAAGGCGCTTTAGATACTTTAAAACGGCATGGCGTTGCAGAAGGCGATATTGAAATCTACCGCGTGCCAGGCGCCTTTGAAATGCCAATCGCTGCAAAGCGCATAGCCGCAAAAAAACAGCATCAGGCAATCATTGCTCTTGGTGCCGTTATTCGCGGAGGAACGCCGCACTTTGATTACGTTGCTGGTGAGTGCACCAAAGGTTTAGCACAAGTGTCGTTAGATGCCGATGTACCCGTTTCTTTTGGTGTTCTTACCGTCGATAGCATTGAGCAAGCCATTGAGCGAGCGGGAACCAAGGCCGGTAACAAAGGTGGTGAAGCTGCAGCAACTGCGATTGAAATGGTTAATCTGTTTGAGAGCATGAGTTAA